In Shouchella patagoniensis, the following are encoded in one genomic region:
- a CDS encoding DUF402 domain-containing protein, which produces MDYDLKPVIERKQTYFGESIEHTCLLLSHTDEEVVLFHKIDHPFKMQTPIGTMEITDDCYTTAFYWEALPYNVYIWRNASGEYIGCYVNIVEHTEITGTAVVFDDLIVDVLIWPDGSYHILDLDELPEPLEQFKNGVVHHLLNRSIQSLNWIDQLLNRVHTEFPHKTLAFLLKD; this is translated from the coding sequence ATGGACTACGACTTGAAACCAGTTATCGAACGAAAACAAACTTATTTTGGTGAAAGCATCGAGCATACTTGTTTGTTACTAAGTCACACTGATGAAGAAGTTGTCTTATTCCATAAAATTGACCATCCATTTAAGATGCAAACACCCATAGGAACAATGGAGATTACGGATGATTGCTACACAACGGCGTTTTATTGGGAAGCTCTCCCCTACAATGTGTATATTTGGCGAAATGCGAGTGGCGAGTATATCGGTTGTTATGTGAATATCGTTGAACACACAGAAATAACGGGCACGGCTGTTGTATTTGACGACCTTATTGTTGATGTACTTATCTGGCCTGACGGTTCATATCATATTCTTGATTTGGATGAACTACCAGAGCCTCTTGAACAGTTTAAAAACGGTGTTGTTCATCATCTTCTTAACCGCTCTATCCAATCCCTTAATTGGATTGATCAACTTTTAAACAGGGTTCATACTGAATTTCCTCACAAAACGTTAGCATTTCTATTAAAAGATTAA
- a CDS encoding GNAT family N-acetyltransferase → MSNDEVFILHLAVLTHFQSRGIGSAMINFIRFLEPGATLTAETDREAVGFYYKNGFIVRSLGEVYPVTERFSYVRFKNKKEI, encoded by the coding sequence GTGTCAAATGATGAAGTTTTCATTCTTCATCTTGCTGTCCTTACACATTTCCAATCAAGAGGGATCGGCTCGGCAATGATTAATTTTATTCGTTTTCTTGAACCCGGAGCGACCTTAACAGCCGAAACGGATCGTGAAGCCGTTGGTTTTTATTACAAAAATGGCTTTATCGTTAGAAGTTTAGGAGAAGTGTATCCAGTAACAGAACGTTTTTCCTATGTTCGATTTAAGAATAAAAAGGAGATTTAA
- a CDS encoding glycoside hydrolase family 16 protein encodes MKKTFGMLCVFALLATTPTGAGAATAPEVQNDWNLVWSDEFDGNSLDLSKWRYDIGNGQPNLPGWGNEELQYYSVDPKNVRVENGELIIEAHQETVSDQYGTYPYTSGKILTEGKFSQTYGRFEARMRLPAGQGFWPAFWMMPQDDRYGGWAASGEIDIMENAGATPYKVGGAIHYGGPWPENQFTAGDYFFSDWTNATDYHEYAVEWEPGEIRWYVDGNLYQTINDWYSVGGGYPAPFDQDFYLILNLAVGGWYGGNPDGSTPFPSTMAVDYVRVYQR; translated from the coding sequence ATGAAAAAGACGTTTGGTATGTTATGTGTATTCGCGTTACTAGCAACTACTCCTACTGGGGCCGGAGCTGCGACTGCACCCGAAGTACAAAACGATTGGAACCTCGTTTGGAGCGACGAGTTTGACGGAAATTCTCTTGACTTAAGTAAATGGCGCTACGACATTGGAAACGGGCAACCGAATTTGCCAGGTTGGGGCAACGAAGAATTGCAATATTACTCGGTCGACCCTAAGAATGTCAGGGTTGAGAACGGAGAATTGATTATTGAAGCACATCAAGAAACCGTATCTGATCAATACGGCACGTACCCATATACATCAGGTAAAATCTTGACTGAAGGTAAGTTCAGCCAAACGTATGGACGATTTGAAGCAAGGATGCGTTTACCTGCTGGACAAGGGTTTTGGCCAGCATTTTGGATGATGCCCCAAGATGACCGTTACGGCGGATGGGCCGCTTCTGGCGAAATTGACATTATGGAAAACGCTGGCGCCACGCCATATAAAGTTGGTGGTGCAATCCACTATGGTGGACCTTGGCCTGAAAACCAATTTACAGCTGGCGATTACTTCTTCTCAGATTGGACAAACGCGACCGACTATCATGAATATGCCGTAGAGTGGGAACCAGGTGAAATTCGTTGGTACGTCGATGGAAACCTCTATCAGACCATTAATGATTGGTATTCCGTTGGTGGAGGCTATCCAGCTCCTTTTGATCAAGATTTCTATTTAATCCTGAACCTTGCTGTTGGAGGATGGTATGGTGGCAACCCAGATGGATCAACTCCATTTCCATCTACAATGGCTGTTGACTATGTTCGTGTGTATCAACGGTAA
- a CDS encoding LysR family transcriptional regulator, giving the protein MNLHGLRIFHTVIQKGSITKAANALHISQPAVSSQLKAFEIEIGIPLFEKKGRTLTPTQLGKDLAHKADTLFAVERTIEIFLEDCIHARVGSIQIAATYLPANFLLPKWAGAFKVSHPDINITIQTTNSKQAFQQLAQYKADVAMYAGSPEERPEEFEWDELFEDELWFVVSPSHRFAGKNITLEKLAAEPFVMREKGSSTRARLYALCQANQVKPPKIALQFTGLNEALSAVTAGFGVNFVSSLIANDYIKRGLLARVYVHDVTAMNKIAICTRKNDQQSELVQFISHCKQMFF; this is encoded by the coding sequence ATGAATTTGCATGGGCTCCGGATTTTTCATACAGTCATTCAAAAAGGAAGTATTACAAAAGCAGCAAACGCCCTGCATATAAGCCAACCTGCTGTTTCTAGCCAGTTGAAAGCATTTGAAATTGAAATAGGCATACCCCTATTTGAAAAAAAGGGACGAACACTAACCCCCACACAACTCGGTAAAGATCTTGCTCATAAAGCCGACACTTTATTTGCAGTTGAACGTACTATTGAAATCTTTTTAGAAGATTGTATCCACGCACGGGTGGGCAGTATTCAAATTGCAGCTACGTATTTACCTGCCAATTTTTTGCTTCCTAAATGGGCTGGCGCATTTAAAGTCAGCCATCCTGACATAAACATCACGATTCAAACGACCAATTCGAAACAAGCTTTTCAACAACTTGCCCAATATAAAGCAGACGTCGCGATGTACGCAGGCAGCCCTGAAGAAAGACCTGAAGAATTTGAATGGGACGAGCTGTTTGAAGATGAACTCTGGTTTGTTGTGTCTCCATCCCATCGTTTCGCAGGCAAAAACATAACTTTAGAAAAGCTCGCCGCCGAACCTTTTGTGATGCGCGAAAAAGGAAGTTCTACTCGTGCACGTTTATATGCGCTTTGTCAGGCAAACCAAGTGAAACCACCAAAGATTGCTTTACAATTTACAGGCTTAAACGAAGCGCTCTCAGCTGTAACAGCTGGATTTGGCGTCAACTTTGTCTCTTCTTTAATCGCTAATGATTACATCAAACGTGGCTTGCTTGCACGTGTTTATGTGCACGATGTAACAGCGATGAATAAGATTGCCATTTGCACAAGAAAAAATGACCAGCAAAGCGAATTGGTACAATTCATTTCTCATTGCAAGCAAATGTTCTTCTAG
- a CDS encoding O-methyltransferase, with protein MSNERWKSVDEYLGERLHEKDMILESVLANNRKNDLPTIDVSRTQGEFLRLLVTMTGAKRILEIGTLGGYSTICMAKALPEDGKIITLEANSNHAACASENIRNARFEDRINIRVGDALMTLPELENEQESFDFIFIDADKPNNPHYLEWALKLAQPGATILADNVVRAGEVINDHSTDPRVHGIRTFLDQLANEERIDSTAIQTVGEKGYDGFVIGVVKR; from the coding sequence ATGAGCAATGAAAGATGGAAGTCGGTTGACGAATACTTAGGAGAGCGGTTGCATGAGAAAGATATGATACTAGAATCGGTGCTTGCAAATAATCGTAAAAATGATTTGCCAACGATTGATGTGTCCCGTACGCAAGGAGAATTCTTGCGCTTGCTTGTGACCATGACAGGTGCAAAAAGAATACTAGAAATTGGAACACTAGGAGGCTATAGCACGATTTGCATGGCTAAAGCTTTACCGGAAGATGGTAAAATCATCACATTAGAAGCAAATTCAAACCACGCCGCCTGCGCGAGTGAAAACATTAGAAATGCTCGTTTTGAAGATCGGATTAACATTCGAGTAGGAGACGCACTTATGACGCTACCTGAACTAGAGAACGAGCAGGAATCTTTTGATTTCATCTTTATTGACGCTGACAAGCCAAACAACCCTCATTACTTAGAATGGGCGTTAAAGCTTGCGCAGCCGGGTGCAACGATTTTAGCTGATAATGTCGTTAGAGCTGGTGAAGTCATTAATGATCATAGTACCGACCCAAGGGTGCATGGAATCCGAACATTTCTTGACCAACTTGCCAATGAGGAACGAATCGATTCAACGGCAATTCAAACAGTTGGAGAAAAAGGCTATGATGGGTTTGTTATTGGAGTGGTTAAAAGATAG
- a CDS encoding AimR family lysis-lysogeny pheromone receptor, whose translation MFNPEKELNKLLVQKSWNKSELFKPDHLKEIARESLYDFEQFMLLVKNIAPEKTVPVMNTYALHVNKLHDVRDAFEYASIHEQKEILQGLLDKHGTDDLLREWILVYQLIFETISHTYTLQETLDKAKNLYSEVQNPLARMRLEIIELTTYFKMGSVRNVLFLAEKMRNSFANIKPGYMKSALASRISLLIGLGKLYGEGDVNSAEDYFFAVNVNEATPDTVRASCYHALSNTKLIGDKKTCLEYTKEAIKYANQAALSDYKKTLEQEQVPFIKNLYGETFELSIDIPVKEQIHQYIVRNDIAQALKLITQLEKEENDSLFLLYYKGKATKDLELLTQAISNFSIYGRADMIPVVQQDIISLQKTGASI comes from the coding sequence ATGTTTAATCCTGAAAAAGAACTTAATAAATTACTTGTCCAGAAATCTTGGAACAAATCGGAGCTATTTAAACCTGATCATCTAAAAGAAATTGCACGTGAATCCTTGTATGATTTTGAACAATTCATGTTACTTGTGAAAAACATCGCCCCTGAAAAAACTGTGCCTGTTATGAACACATATGCGTTGCATGTCAATAAACTTCACGATGTGCGTGATGCGTTTGAATACGCTTCAATTCATGAACAGAAAGAAATTTTACAAGGTCTCTTAGATAAACATGGAACAGATGACTTATTGAGAGAATGGATCTTGGTTTATCAATTGATTTTTGAAACAATTTCACACACGTATACATTACAAGAAACATTGGATAAGGCAAAAAACTTATATAGCGAGGTTCAAAATCCACTTGCTCGTATGAGGTTGGAAATTATCGAATTAACAACTTATTTTAAAATGGGTAGTGTACGAAATGTACTTTTCTTAGCAGAAAAAATGCGTAATAGTTTTGCCAATATTAAACCTGGTTATATGAAAAGTGCTTTAGCTTCTCGTATATCACTATTAATTGGATTGGGGAAATTATACGGAGAGGGGGATGTAAACTCAGCGGAAGATTACTTTTTTGCTGTAAATGTCAATGAAGCCACTCCAGACACAGTTCGCGCCTCCTGTTACCATGCTTTGAGCAATACGAAATTAATCGGAGACAAAAAAACGTGTTTAGAATATACTAAAGAAGCAATTAAGTATGCAAATCAAGCAGCGTTATCTGACTACAAGAAGACATTAGAACAAGAGCAAGTACCTTTTATTAAAAATCTATATGGTGAGACTTTTGAACTTTCAATTGACATACCTGTAAAAGAGCAAATCCATCAATATATTGTACGAAATGATATAGCACAAGCATTAAAATTAATAACTCAACTAGAAAAAGAAGAAAACGATAGTCTTTTCTTGCTATATTACAAAGGAAAAGCTACAAAAGATTTGGAATTGCTTACACAAGCAATTAGTAATTTTTCTATATACGGCAGAGCGGATATGATACCAGTTGTTCAACAAGATATTATCTCCTTACAAAAAACAGGTGCATCAATTTAA
- a CDS encoding YjiH family protein: MNQPDVHSQNEQDKTRSPWAIAKFIFFSLLGIFMFFVPITIAEKSSIPLDHLVTFLRQASTAVTVYIFIILLLGAIHPFYTKKWNKSATNFVLSIFKILGFIIGALILFGIGPTWLFAPDMGPFLINSLITPVSLLVPIGAIFLTVLIGYGLLEFLGNIMEPIMRPIFRTPGRSSLDAIASFAGSYSVGLLVTNSLYKQGIYSFRDAAIIATGFSTVSVTFMVVIANTLDLMSVWTIYFIVSFSVTFAVTAITARMWPLCSMKDDYYPGATHQTEELKKLGFSTRIKKGWSEGIETAATSSSFVKEATKSLKDGLLMTMSILPTIMSIGLLGLVLATFTPVFDYAGYVFYPITALLQLPDPMLAAKAAAISISEIFLPALLVVEADIITRFIIAVMSVSSVLFFSAVIPCILATEIKLSIGKMVIIWFIRVVLTFILVTPIAFLLF; encoded by the coding sequence ATGAACCAACCAGACGTACACTCACAGAATGAACAAGACAAAACTCGCTCGCCATGGGCAATTGCTAAGTTTATCTTTTTTAGTTTACTTGGCATTTTTATGTTTTTTGTCCCTATTACAATTGCTGAAAAGAGCTCTATTCCCCTCGACCATTTAGTCACATTTTTACGCCAAGCAAGTACGGCTGTTACCGTATACATTTTTATCATCCTTTTACTTGGAGCCATTCATCCGTTTTATACAAAGAAATGGAATAAATCAGCTACCAATTTTGTCTTATCTATTTTTAAAATACTTGGTTTTATAATTGGCGCCCTTATTCTATTCGGTATCGGACCAACCTGGCTCTTCGCTCCTGATATGGGTCCTTTTTTAATTAATTCCTTAATTACACCAGTTAGTCTCCTCGTTCCAATTGGTGCAATCTTTCTTACTGTTTTAATTGGCTATGGGTTGCTTGAATTTCTCGGCAATATAATGGAACCAATTATGAGACCCATTTTCAGAACACCAGGACGCTCTTCCCTTGACGCTATAGCATCTTTTGCAGGAAGCTATTCCGTTGGTTTACTTGTAACCAATTCCTTGTATAAACAAGGCATTTATTCTTTCCGAGACGCGGCTATTATTGCCACAGGCTTTTCAACCGTATCAGTTACTTTTATGGTCGTAATTGCAAATACACTTGACTTGATGTCAGTCTGGACAATTTACTTTATTGTTTCATTCTCCGTTACCTTTGCTGTAACAGCTATTACTGCCCGAATGTGGCCTCTTTGTTCAATGAAGGATGACTATTATCCAGGTGCAACGCATCAAACAGAAGAACTTAAAAAACTAGGGTTTTCAACAAGAATAAAAAAGGGCTGGAGCGAAGGAATTGAAACAGCTGCTACAAGCAGTTCTTTCGTTAAAGAAGCCACTAAAAGTTTAAAAGATGGGTTGTTAATGACGATGAGTATCCTACCGACAATCATGTCGATTGGCTTGCTTGGTCTTGTTCTTGCTACATTCACACCAGTATTTGACTATGCCGGGTATGTATTTTATCCAATCACTGCACTCTTACAATTGCCTGACCCAATGCTCGCCGCAAAAGCTGCTGCCATTTCAATTTCTGAAATCTTCTTACCAGCTTTACTCGTTGTCGAAGCAGACATCATCACCCGTTTTATTATTGCCGTGATGTCCGTTTCCTCTGTCCTGTTTTTCTCTGCTGTTATTCCTTGTATTCTTGCCACTGAAATTAAGCTTAGCATCGGTAAAATGGTCATTATTTGGTTTATAAGAGTTGTCCTTACATTCATTTTAGTTACACCAATCGCCTTCTTATTATTTTAA
- the hutI gene encoding imidazolonepropionase translates to MTRNAMVIRHAKQVLTSQTEMPLTGKEMEEGLIVIEDGAVWIEDGQISMVGTDATVWEAYQDSGGEGAVILDASNQIVTPGLVDPHTHLVFAGSREEEFEMRLQGSAYMDIMNAGGGIHSTTRSTAAATEQELEDQSRERLNEFLRHGVTTIEAKSGYGLTLENEMKQLRVAKKLDESHPIDIVSTFMGAHAVPLEYKNNTDDFVQIVIEEMIPIVAKEGLAVFNDVFCEKGVFTPEQSKQILEAGKQYGLIPKIHADEIVSYGGAELAAEVGAISADHLLQVSDEGIEKMAKAGVIGVLLPATAFFLLESAANARKMIKKGVPVALSTDRNPGSSPTESMPFVMNLACLTMGMTPKEVISAATINAAYAIGKAQEVGSLEVGKKADVVLWNAPNYTFLQYHVGVNMVDTVIKNGEIVVENRVVVQSDAIAK, encoded by the coding sequence ATGACGAGGAACGCAATGGTAATCCGTCATGCAAAGCAGGTACTAACGAGTCAGACAGAAATGCCGCTTACAGGAAAAGAAATGGAAGAAGGGCTCATTGTTATTGAAGATGGAGCGGTGTGGATTGAGGATGGTCAGATTTCAATGGTTGGAACGGATGCAACGGTGTGGGAGGCATATCAAGATAGTGGCGGAGAAGGGGCTGTTATACTCGACGCATCAAATCAAATTGTCACACCAGGTCTTGTTGATCCACATACCCATTTGGTTTTTGCAGGGAGTCGCGAGGAAGAATTCGAAATGCGCTTACAAGGCTCTGCATACATGGATATCATGAATGCAGGTGGAGGGATTCATAGCACGACACGCTCAACTGCGGCGGCAACTGAACAAGAATTGGAAGATCAGTCAAGAGAGCGGTTAAACGAATTCCTTCGGCACGGTGTGACGACAATTGAGGCTAAAAGTGGTTATGGCTTAACGTTGGAGAATGAAATGAAGCAACTACGAGTTGCAAAAAAATTAGATGAAAGCCATCCAATCGATATTGTTTCTACATTCATGGGGGCTCATGCAGTTCCTCTTGAATACAAGAACAACACAGATGATTTTGTCCAAATTGTTATAGAAGAGATGATTCCGATTGTTGCAAAAGAAGGGTTAGCTGTTTTTAATGATGTTTTTTGTGAAAAGGGTGTTTTTACACCTGAACAATCAAAACAAATTTTAGAAGCGGGAAAGCAATATGGATTAATACCTAAAATTCATGCCGATGAAATTGTTTCATATGGTGGAGCAGAATTAGCAGCAGAAGTTGGGGCAATATCTGCGGATCATTTGTTACAAGTATCAGATGAAGGAATAGAAAAAATGGCCAAGGCTGGTGTCATTGGAGTATTACTTCCAGCAACAGCATTTTTCTTATTAGAGTCAGCGGCTAATGCGCGGAAGATGATTAAGAAAGGTGTACCAGTGGCGTTGTCTACAGATCGTAATCCAGGTTCAAGCCCGACAGAGTCAATGCCTTTTGTAATGAATTTAGCTTGTTTGACGATGGGAATGACACCAAAAGAAGTGATTAGTGCTGCAACGATCAATGCCGCATATGCAATTGGAAAGGCACAAGAAGTTGGTAGCTTGGAAGTGGGTAAAAAAGCGGACGTTGTTTTATGGAACGCTCCTAACTACACGTTTTTGCAATACCATGTTGGTGTAAACATGGTGGACACTGTGATTAAGAATGGGGAAATCGTTGTTGAGAATCGAGTCGTTGTTCAGAGCGATGCCATCGCAAAATAG
- the hutU gene encoding urocanate hydratase: protein MTNQLNQRVIRAERGKDLTCKGWEQEAALRMLMNNLDPEVAENPDELVVYGGIGKAVRNWECFDAIVASLKDLENDETLLVQSGKPVGIFRTQEAAPRVLIANSNLVPAWANWKHFYELEDKGLMMYGQMTAGSWIYIGAQGILQGTYLSFIEAAKKAFGRPDLTGKFILTGGMGGMSGAQPLAGKMAKGVILVVEVEKSRIERKIKEGYCDYLAEDLDEALKMVEEFTKQGTPASIGLVGNCADVLPELVQRGITPDIVTDQTSAHDPVNGYVPNGMSLDEAYALRKSDVKSYEQKAIAAMGAHVQAMLDLQKAGAETFDYGNNIRAYAKQAGVQNAFDFPGFVPAYIRPLFCEGKGPFRWAALSGNPEDIYKTDQVAMEMFKEDEALVNWIEMAQKMVKWQGLPARICWLGYGDRDRFALKINEMVATGELEAPIVFGRDHLDCGSVASPNRETESMKDGSDAVADWPILNALVNTAGGASWVSVHQGGGVGMGYSLHAGQVIVADGSEAAKERIERVLVSDPGMGIVRHADAGYSKAIKVAQEKNVHIPMQE from the coding sequence ATGACGAATCAATTAAATCAGCGTGTTATTCGAGCGGAACGTGGTAAAGATCTTACATGTAAAGGATGGGAACAGGAAGCTGCCTTACGTATGTTAATGAATAATCTTGACCCGGAAGTGGCGGAGAATCCTGATGAGCTTGTTGTTTATGGTGGAATTGGAAAAGCCGTACGGAATTGGGAGTGCTTTGATGCGATTGTGGCATCGCTGAAAGATTTAGAGAATGATGAAACGTTACTTGTGCAATCTGGCAAGCCTGTGGGTATTTTTCGTACTCAAGAAGCAGCGCCTCGCGTTCTAATTGCTAATTCAAATCTTGTACCTGCTTGGGCGAATTGGAAACACTTTTATGAGCTTGAAGACAAAGGCTTAATGATGTACGGACAGATGACAGCGGGGAGCTGGATTTATATTGGTGCTCAAGGAATTTTACAAGGAACTTACTTAAGCTTCATTGAAGCTGCAAAAAAGGCGTTCGGACGACCAGATTTAACGGGTAAATTTATTCTGACTGGCGGCATGGGTGGAATGAGCGGTGCCCAACCATTAGCAGGTAAAATGGCAAAAGGCGTTATTCTTGTTGTTGAAGTTGAAAAAAGCAGGATCGAACGAAAGATTAAAGAAGGATATTGCGATTATTTAGCCGAGGATCTAGACGAAGCGCTCAAGATGGTTGAAGAGTTCACAAAGCAAGGCACTCCAGCATCGATTGGTCTTGTTGGCAATTGTGCCGATGTACTGCCGGAACTTGTACAGCGCGGAATCACGCCAGATATCGTAACCGATCAAACAAGTGCCCATGATCCAGTGAATGGGTATGTGCCGAATGGAATGAGCTTAGATGAGGCATACGCCCTTAGAAAATCAGATGTAAAGTCTTACGAACAAAAAGCCATTGCGGCAATGGGTGCCCATGTTCAAGCGATGCTGGATCTTCAGAAAGCAGGGGCGGAAACGTTTGATTATGGCAATAATATTCGCGCTTATGCCAAACAAGCTGGTGTACAAAACGCATTTGATTTTCCTGGATTTGTTCCGGCGTACATCCGTCCACTTTTTTGCGAAGGAAAAGGGCCTTTTCGCTGGGCAGCTTTATCTGGTAACCCAGAAGATATTTATAAAACAGATCAAGTGGCGATGGAAATGTTTAAAGAAGATGAAGCGCTTGTTAATTGGATTGAAATGGCACAGAAGATGGTTAAATGGCAAGGTCTTCCGGCGAGAATTTGTTGGCTTGGATATGGTGATCGGGACCGATTTGCTTTGAAAATTAATGAAATGGTTGCAACTGGTGAACTGGAAGCACCGATTGTTTTTGGACGTGATCACCTTGATTGTGGCTCGGTCGCATCACCAAACCGTGAAACTGAATCTATGAAAGACGGTAGTGATGCAGTTGCCGATTGGCCAATTCTTAATGCCCTTGTTAATACAGCAGGTGGTGCAAGTTGGGTTAGTGTTCATCAAGGAGGTGGCGTTGGCATGGGGTACTCATTGCATGCAGGACAAGTCATTGTTGCGGATGGCAGTGAAGCAGCGAAAGAACGAATTGAACGTGTGCTCGTGTCAGATCCAGGGATGGGCATTGTGCGCCATGCAGATGCTGGTTACAGCAAAGCGATAAAAGTGGCTCAAGAAAAAAATGTCCATATTCCGATGCAGGAATAA
- the hutU gene encoding urocanate hydratase, with protein MDVQALRSPIGTEKTCKTWEIEALKRLLLNCLDPHLAQDSEQMIVYGGTGKAVRNKSAFQAIIKELETLAGDETLLIQSGKPVGKFRTFASFPRIVASSSMLVPTAANWETFNELELKGLTSYGQSTAAAWAYIGVQGILQTTFETMGEIAERHFCGKLNGRIVLTSGLGAMGAAQPLSVTMHGGVAVVVEADKQKITKSILNNYCDVVAESLCEAIDLAEEAAKKEQPLSIALHGHAGDVYMECVKRVWIPDIVTDQTAAHDLLNGYIPSGLSIKQANHIRTKKPKDYLSLAGVSVVAQVRAMRLLQQAGGVVFEYGNNLRWQAEQYGSKDARLLPGFTAEYIRPLYSEGRGPCRWIALSGNPEDIYKIDEYILSYFQADKRVCRWIECVQESIHFNGLPARACWLNYEERALLAEAVNQMVAVGVLEAPIAFTRDHSEGSSMAAPTRETEAMKDGSGAVADWPILNALLNASSGASMVSVQHGGGVGIGHSIHSGMTAVADGTFSASKRLEHVMNADAGLNVIRHADAGYESAKRSVRAFGLKKPL; from the coding sequence ATGGATGTGCAAGCATTGCGTTCTCCTATAGGAACGGAGAAAACGTGTAAGACTTGGGAAATTGAAGCGTTAAAGCGACTGTTATTAAACTGCTTAGACCCCCATTTAGCACAGGATAGTGAACAGATGATTGTGTATGGAGGAACGGGAAAAGCAGTGAGGAATAAATCTGCGTTTCAAGCAATCATAAAGGAATTGGAAACATTAGCTGGTGATGAGACACTACTTATTCAATCAGGTAAGCCAGTTGGTAAGTTTCGTACCTTTGCTAGTTTCCCACGTATTGTTGCATCTAGTTCTATGCTCGTCCCAACAGCCGCCAACTGGGAGACGTTTAATGAATTGGAATTAAAGGGGTTGACAAGTTATGGTCAATCAACAGCTGCTGCTTGGGCTTATATTGGTGTGCAAGGTATTTTGCAAACGACGTTTGAGACGATGGGAGAAATCGCAGAGCGGCATTTTTGTGGAAAGTTAAATGGGCGGATTGTCTTAACGTCCGGGCTGGGCGCAATGGGAGCAGCCCAGCCATTATCTGTCACAATGCATGGCGGTGTAGCAGTTGTTGTCGAAGCGGACAAACAAAAAATAACAAAATCAATTTTAAATAATTACTGCGATGTTGTCGCGGAGTCTCTTTGTGAAGCAATTGATTTAGCGGAGGAAGCGGCGAAGAAAGAACAGCCTTTGTCAATCGCTTTGCATGGTCATGCAGGTGATGTTTACATGGAGTGCGTGAAGAGAGTGTGGATTCCTGATATCGTTACGGATCAGACCGCCGCTCATGACTTATTAAATGGCTACATCCCATCAGGGTTAAGTATCAAACAAGCGAATCATATTCGAACTAAAAAACCAAAGGACTATTTATCTCTTGCTGGTGTTTCTGTGGTGGCACAAGTGCGGGCAATGAGGTTATTGCAGCAAGCTGGCGGTGTTGTCTTTGAATATGGAAATAACTTACGCTGGCAAGCCGAACAATATGGAAGCAAAGATGCTAGACTCTTACCTGGCTTTACTGCGGAATACATTCGACCGCTTTATAGTGAAGGGAGAGGACCTTGTCGTTGGATTGCTTTATCAGGCAATCCGGAAGATATTTATAAAATTGATGAATACATTCTTAGCTACTTTCAAGCAGATAAACGTGTATGTCGCTGGATCGAGTGTGTTCAAGAAAGCATCCACTTTAATGGATTACCGGCAAGAGCATGTTGGTTAAATTATGAGGAACGTGCTTTGCTTGCTGAAGCTGTTAATCAAATGGTCGCAGTAGGTGTTTTGGAAGCACCAATCGCTTTCACAAGAGATCATTCTGAAGGTAGTTCGATGGCTGCACCAACACGAGAAACAGAAGCAATGAAAGATGGTAGTGGCGCTGTTGCCGATTGGCCGATTTTAAATGCGCTACTGAATGCAAGTAGTGGGGCTTCAATGGTTAGTGTTCAACATGGTGGGGGTGTTGGCATTGGTCATTCCATTCATTCGGGGATGACTGCTGTGGCAGATGGAACATTCTCTGCTTCAAAACGACTGGAACATGTCATGAACGCAGACGCGGGTTTAAATGTTATTCGTCACGCCGATGCAGGGTATGAGAGTGCGAAGCGGTCAGTTAGGGCGTTTGGTCTAAAAAAGCCACTTTAA